One genomic segment of Primulina tabacum isolate GXHZ01 chromosome 9, ASM2559414v2, whole genome shotgun sequence includes these proteins:
- the LOC142556202 gene encoding guanosine nucleotide diphosphate dissociation inhibitor 2-like — MDEEYDVIVLGTGLKECILSGLLSVDGVKVLHMDRNDYYGGESSSLNLIQLWKRFRGSDKPPAHLGPSRDYNVDMVPKYIMANGALVRVLIHTDVTKYLYFKAVDGSFVYNKGKIHKVPATDVEALKSPLMGIFEKRRARKLFIYAQCYKEDDPKTHEGIDLTRVPTREFIAKYGLDDNTVDVIGHALALHRDDRYLDEPALDTVKRMKLYEESLARFAGGSPYIYPLYGLGELPQAFARLSAVYGGTYMLNKPECKVEFNDEGQVIGVTSEGETAQCKKVVCDPSYLPNKVRKVGKVARAIAIMSHPIPNTNDSHSSQVILPQKQLGRRSDMYLFCCSYSHNVAPKGKYIAIVSTEAETDHPETELKPGIDLLGPVDEIFFDTYDRYEPVNEPSLDNCFISTSYDATTHFESTVVDVLNMYTLITGKVLDLNVDLSAASAAEE, encoded by the exons ATGGATGAAGAGTACGATGTGATTGTGTTGGGGACGGGTCTCAAGGAATGCATTCTCAGCGGTCTCTTGTCCGTCGATGGTGTTAAG GTTCTACATATGGATCGGAACGATTATTATGGTGGAGAATCAAGCTCTCTCAATCTCATTCAG CTATGGAAGAGGTTTAGAGGGAGTGATAAGCCACCAGCTCACCTGGGTCCTAGCAGAGATTATAATGTTGACATGGTCCCTAAG TACATTATGGCAAACGGTGCACTTGTGCGGGTCTTAATTCATACTGATGTTACTAAATACTTGTATTTCAAAGCTGTTGATGGCAGTTTTGTGTACAATAAGGGGAAG ATTCACAAGGTGCCTGCAACTGACGTGGAGGCCCTCAAATCGCCACTTATGGGCATCTTTGAGAAACGACGTGCTCGAAAACTGTTCATCTATGCCCAATGTTACAAGGAAGATGATCCTAAAACACATGAAGGGATTGATTTGACTAGAGTTCCAACCAGGGAGTTTATTGC CAAGTATGGTCTTGATGACAACACTGTGGATGTCATCGGTCACGCGTTGGCTCTTCACAGAGATGATCGTTACTTGGATGAGCCAGCTTTGGATACTGTGAAAAGGATGAAG CTTTATGAGGAGTCTTTGGCCCGCTTTGCGGGAGGATCACCGTACATCTATCCATTATATGGCCTAGGAGAGCTACCCCAG GCATTTGCTCGCCTTAGTGCTGTATATGGTGGGACCTATATGCTGAATAAGCCCGAGTGCAAG GTAGAGTTTAATGATGAAGGCCAGGTGATTGGTGTTACATCCGAAGGGGAGACGGCCCAGTGCAAGAAGGTTGTATGCGATCCTTCCTACCTTCCTAATAAG GTGAGGAAGGTTGGAAAAGTTGCCAGAGCTATAGCTATCATGAGTCACCCCATCCCAAATACCAATGATTCTCATTCGTCGCAGGTTATTCTCCCTCAGAAGCAGTTGGGCCGGAGATCAGATAT GTATTTGTTTTGTTGCTCTTACTCTCACAATGTTGCTCCAAAAGGGAAATATATCGCGATTGTGTCAACAGAAGCAGAAACCGATCACCCTGAGACTGAACTGAAGCCTGGTATTGATCTTCTTGGACCCGTGGATGAGATTTTCTTTGACACCTATGACAGATATGAACCAGTCAACGAGCCTTCTCTGGATAATTGTTTTATATCTACA